Genomic window (Deltaproteobacteria bacterium):
CAGAACATTACCAGGCAACTGGTGACGTATTGGTCGGCCCGGCAATGCATCGAACTAATCTAGGGGCTCCGAAGCGGTTCCTAGCCGTTCAACTTCGACCTAAGCAGCAACTATTCGCGGTAACTCATGTCCAATATGAACACGGATGGGCAGATGATCGAGCCGTCTTTAATAGACTAATGCCTGAAGCATTTGGGAACGAGCAGTGGTGGGATTCCGCAGGGACGACAGAAAATCTGGATATTTTGCGGGTGAAACCGGACTGTCTGGTCGGCGAGTGCTACCCCATTTCCGGGGAGCCTCGGCCATATCGATCAGCTTCCGAATTCGCCCAAACGCTATATCCGGAAAAGGGCGCCGCAGCCATTGAAGCTCTTCAAGAAAAATATGCTGTTGAGCGGACCTGCCGGGAAAAGGTGGTATTGCCTATTCAATATCCAGGCAGGGCAGGCAGTTGGGAATGGCTATTTATCGAATTGCAAATAAAAAACACTGCTCCTGAACGAATCAAAGCTCCCACAGGGGAGATGGTCCCTCTCTTAGATTTAAGTCCTTCATCCCGAACAGCACTCGCTACTGCTGTCCCAACAGTATTACGCCAACATGATTTACAGCGCAGAAGTTTGGAGCTTCGCAATGGTGGCCGAGCCCAGCCGGACATTAATAACTGGACGGTATCGCTATTTGGAGCCGGAGCCATCGGCTCCGAAACGGGCGTGCTTCTTGCCAAAGCGGGAATCGGGAAACTGAAGATATGGGACAACCAAATCCTTTCAGCCGGGAATACCATTAGGCATCTATCCGGGCTCTTTGGTGTCGGGTTTCCCAAGGCGTCGCTGACGGAACTGATGGTTAAGCAGCACAATCCGCATTGTGAGGTGGCGTCAACTTTTGGGGATGCCCTCGATGCGATAACGAGAAACCCGAATGATGCATGGGGATCCAATGCGACTATCAGCACCATCGCCGATGATGGTGTCGAGTTGCGGTTGAATAAGCTGGCAGTATCGAGCGGCAAGACGGTTTACTATTTGCGCGCCCTCAGGTCCGGTTCGGTAGGTCAACTGCTGCGGGCTATACCTGGCAGTGGTGCGTGTCTGGAATGTCTGGCGCATTATCTGCAAGATGAGACGCCGGATCCAAAATCGTTCCCAATGGATGAAATCCCCGGAGAAATTGTCGCTCGTGAATGCGGTAGACCCATACTTGCGGCAAGTGCAATGGATCTTACGACCGTAGCGGCATTTGGCAGCAGACTTATTCTTGGCGATCTGGCGCAACCGTCTGAAAACAATTTATGGGTTTGGACGACCGATGGTATCCCAGGACATTCGGAACTGGCCAAGCCATTTTCGATGGCCTCGTCGTTTTTACCTCCGCACCCAGCATGTTCAGTGTGCCGCCCCAAGGCGATTGGCAATGTTCATTTTCCAAAGGACGTTCAAGCTCGAATGATAGATTTGGCTCGGCAACATGAGCCGAACGAGACGGGCGGTATGCTTATCGGCTATCGGAAGGGACAGGACGTATTTGTTCTGGAGGCAAGTGACGCGGGACCAAAGGCCACCAGCATGCCGTCACGGTTTGAGAGAGATGGGGGTTACAGTGAAACGTATCTAATGGATGCCGTGCGGCGGAATGGCAACGGTATTGATTATGTCGGTGATTGGCACAGTCACCCCGGATATCCGGCAGTTCCTAGCCCAAGGGACGCGGTTTCTATGCATGATATTGCGGCAGATCCGGGATACCGTACCGATTACCCGATAATGGCGATAGTCGGCCTGCCCGATAGCGGGAAATCGGGTGATCCTGAATTCACCTGTTACTGCTTTCCCAAGGGGAGCAGTAGTTACAGCGTCGGTGTGAGGATCACCGATTCTGCTCCAGTATCACGAACAGGCGATTAACTGGTTGGAAGATTTAGGAATTGGACAAAAAGTTCGCGGGCGTAATAGCAGCCGAAACGATGCATTCGGGCTAGAGCTATCGCAACTAGTACCCCGAAAAACAACACAGGCCTCCAGCTTCCTGGCCCCTTCTCCCATAACAACAGGGCGGCCACGACCAATAAACTGGCGGCGATTCCACGGCACAGACCATAGTTGCCATTGAATCGTTCGATTCGCTCTAGTCGATTAGCCGCGCCAATTGCCGCATGTATCTGCCGGGTAATCGGCGTCCATTCGGCTGCCGCAATTTTGGATAATTCGACCGGTTCATTTCGGCCGAGTAATTTCTGGAGTCGTGTTTCGAGTAATCGCTGCTGATCGGGGCTTATCAAGTTCCCACGACCGGAAATAACCCAGTCGGTAGGCATTCCTTTGAAGATTTTCCAATGTAACGTTTCAAGCCTATTTCCTATGAACTGAACCAAATGGCCAGCGGCGTACGAAAGAATGATAAATACCCCAAGATCACCAAACGACGCTCCCGATGCTTTCGCTATCAGGGAGATCGATGGATAGATCAACGATGCGCCGAATATAGTGATTGCGCCTGGCGCTAAAATGCCCGCGAATTCGTAAAAGTCGAATTGCTTCACGTTTGTGCATCCTCAAAGCGTATCTTTGGACAGGTTTTCCGCTTACGCAACTTTAGCCCGCTCACATTCCCCTTTCGGGTAGAAGGATAAAAAGAGATTCGAACCGTTGGGACATTTAAGCCCTCAGACTCCGGCATAGTGCCCCAGCCCCTATCGCTTTTTGCGCCGGGGACCGGGATAAAACCGTCCACATAAACATAACCAGTGATACAAGAACTACCTAACCCCAGTAACTAACTAGCAATAACCCACATATCTAAAATCTCTTGGTCATTTTGCCCCTACCCCCTAATGTGGCGGGATTGTGCGCCAACCTTAACCGAGTAAAATGCAGACCTGAGACATGGCAAGGAGCCAATAGTTATATGAGCACGAAACCAAAGACCGATGAGACGAAAGAGAGCCTGTCCCGCAATGAGGGCAAATGGACCCCAAAGCTGATGGCAGCAGGGTGGGTCGCAATTCCAGCGGTAATCATTGAGCAACAGGCGAAATTGCAGCTCAGTCCGACCGACATGAATATCATTCTGTTTCTCGCATCCAAGTGGTGGGAGAAAGAAAAACTGCCGTTTCCCAGCAAGAAACATATCGCGGAAAGTATCGGTATCGACGCGAAGACGGTTCAGCGCAGGATCAGCCAGCTCGAAAAGGTCGGCTATCTGAAACGCCATATTCGTCAACGGGCCGACAAGAGCTTCAAG
Coding sequences:
- a CDS encoding helix-turn-helix domain-containing protein, which encodes MSTKPKTDETKESLSRNEGKWTPKLMAAGWVAIPAVIIEQQAKLQLSPTDMNIILFLASKWWEKEKLPFPSKKHIAESIGIDAKTVQRRISQLEKVGYLKRHIRQRADKSFKSNMYSFDGLIEKSTPLAIEAVKERAKKRQERESNLIKQAKRRPSAAHLKMVKDADEEEAD
- a CDS encoding ThiF family adenylyltransferase — protein: MFPGIPWFVEHPDLYRSEASELREKFPEMTEMPEPDISGRVYFYGALKFHSGRTTTSVNIVLYYPADFPYSSPAVIPVEKLPHELGQEAPLLLDRSNIRFFSARHQMASGMICLYEADGRPWHHLAVTGVEALHRARKWLRHAIRGQFPSDLDGDHAELSEHYQATGDVLVGPAMHRTNLGAPKRFLAVQLRPKQQLFAVTHVQYEHGWADDRAVFNRLMPEAFGNEQWWDSAGTTENLDILRVKPDCLVGECYPISGEPRPYRSASEFAQTLYPEKGAAAIEALQEKYAVERTCREKVVLPIQYPGRAGSWEWLFIELQIKNTAPERIKAPTGEMVPLLDLSPSSRTALATAVPTVLRQHDLQRRSLELRNGGRAQPDINNWTVSLFGAGAIGSETGVLLAKAGIGKLKIWDNQILSAGNTIRHLSGLFGVGFPKASLTELMVKQHNPHCEVASTFGDALDAITRNPNDAWGSNATISTIADDGVELRLNKLAVSSGKTVYYLRALRSGSVGQLLRAIPGSGACLECLAHYLQDETPDPKSFPMDEIPGEIVARECGRPILAASAMDLTTVAAFGSRLILGDLAQPSENNLWVWTTDGIPGHSELAKPFSMASSFLPPHPACSVCRPKAIGNVHFPKDVQARMIDLARQHEPNETGGMLIGYRKGQDVFVLEASDAGPKATSMPSRFERDGGYSETYLMDAVRRNGNGIDYVGDWHSHPGYPAVPSPRDAVSMHDIAADPGYRTDYPIMAIVGLPDSGKSGDPEFTCYCFPKGSSSYSVGVRITDSAPVSRTGD